Proteins encoded together in one Gigantopelta aegis isolate Gae_Host chromosome 8, Gae_host_genome, whole genome shotgun sequence window:
- the LOC121379078 gene encoding uncharacterized protein LOC121379078: MARISERTWVYLVGLSLAGVGGVLFFIGFATPNWIEYNVNNLFGGRFYVQVSVTNAIGLWQACSSTMGVNVCVAIGVTSSGVVHHIVQALECITLMTFLGFGAIAFLHNFTNVTGSNVVRFNGLITFLGIIGGILGVIGAVLFVATNYNWTPSWSFGLVLAGCVLVLFGTVMMACSASQHSPRAAANRGVVYQTSAYPPGTNQPQVHVVSTTNNWSQQGYTSGSPQYYNVSEPAIG; the protein is encoded by the exons ATGGCTAGGATCTCTGAAAGAACGTGGGTCTACCTGGTCGGGCTCTCGCTGGCAGGTGTGGGTGGTGTTCTTTTCTTCATTGGGTTCGCCACGCCCAACTGGATCGAGTATAACGTCAACAATTTATTTGGAGGGCGATTTTACGTGCAAGTCTCGGTTACGAATGCGATAGGTCTGTGGCAGGCGTGTTCCAGCACCATGGGCGTCAACGTGTGTGTAGCCATCGGCGTCACCAGTTCGGGGG TTGTCCATCACATTGTCCAAGCTCTCGAGTGCATCACGTTGATGACGTTTCTTGGGTTTGGAGCTATAGCCTTCCTCCACAACTTCACCAACGTCACCGGTTCAAACGTCGTCCGTTTTAACGGTCTGATCACATTCCTCGGGATCATCGGCG GTATTCTTGGAGTTATCGGCGCTGTGTTGTTCGTGGCAACCAATTACAACTGGACCCCGTCTTGGAGTTTTGGTCTCGTTCTTGCTGGGTGTGTCTTAGTACTCTTTGGGACTGTCATGATGGCGTGTTCCGCCTCCCAGCACTCTCCCAGGGCCGCCGCTAACAGGGGCGTGGTTTACCAAACGTCCGCGTACCCACCAGGAACCAATCAGCCGCAAGTGCACGTCGTGTCAACCACCAATAACTGGAGCCAACAGGGATACACTTCAGGAAGTCCGCAATATTATAATGTATCCGAACCTGCGATTGGATAA
- the LOC121379523 gene encoding uncharacterized protein LOC121379523: MDPSGYREEAHFPTGKYCTNYAAEVEALIHAARIISTREENCSHVVFLTDALSALQALKNNKLERLSEALHPISSFNQVVLQWIPAHCGIPGNENADRLAKLGAAKEKENNWVTYEEMESHIKFLYRPPKQTNNYYLLSR; the protein is encoded by the coding sequence ATGGACCCTAGTGGCTACCGAGAGGAGGCACATTTTCCTACAGGGAAATACTGCACAAACTATGCTGCAGAGGTTGAGGCTCTCATTCATGCTGCCCGCATCATCAGCACTAGAGAGGAGAACTGCTCACACGTCGTCTTCCTGACTGATGCTCTCTCTGCCCTCCAGGCTCTTAAAAACAACAAGCTTGAAAGACTTTCAGAAGCCCTACATCCTATCAGCAGTTTCAACCAAGTCGTGTTACAATGGATCCCTGCTCACTGTGGCATACCAGGAAATGAAAATGCAGACAGACTGGCAAAACTGGGTGCAGCTAAAGAAAAGGAGAATAACTGGGTGACATACGAAGAGATGGAATCCCATATTAAATTTCTCTACAGACCTCCCAAACAAACCAATAATTATTACCTGCTCTCCCGTTAG